One genomic segment of Ricinus communis isolate WT05 ecotype wild-type chromosome 3, ASM1957865v1, whole genome shotgun sequence includes these proteins:
- the LOC8273277 gene encoding receptor-like protein 56: MQIKPFFNYPIGNFLSSWGFYDDCYNWNKVVCNSTTRRVTELHLQNIRFEMLSTLENLEFLDLSYNNFNNSILSSFSGFSSLKSLHIRGNKLKGTLNVEELNYLTSLEELRMEENEIEGFQSLYELEAWSKLEELSLGGNEMDEFISSTRYRGPSSLSTLYLDSINTNGRSNMLQSLGVFPHLKTLYLRFSNFTGGDIFIAGLCELKHLKVLDISLNSLSGNLSWCLANLTSLQQLYLSSNYFNGSISLSPLSSLTSIYDLRLSDNMFQITISLNPFVNLSKLTYFDGGNNRIYAETEIENMIPKFQLKTLHLSGDGYGGTFPKFLYHQHDLEIIGLSNIKFRETFPYWLLDNNTNLEELYLANNSLSEPLQLPIRSHMDLSMLDISHNSFHGRIPMQIGAYFPSLAELQMSRSGFHGSIPNSIGNMSSLTYLDLSNNQFSSNIPNSIENMPSLYVLALTENDVSGSLPSNFSLSSISEIHLFRNRIQGSLEHAFFRGSDSLMVLDLSHNHMTGSIPSWIGGLSQLGYLILSNNNFEGEIPIQLCKLNYLSIVLQGSIPLELTKLYFLAAFNVSYNNLSGRIPEGVAQFGTFGESSYIGNPFLYGCPLPKNRNARESPPLISTTALHNSESMGLIDMEVFYVSFGVAYVMVLLGIDAVIYINPYWRRV, translated from the exons ATGCAAATTAAGCCTTTCTTCAACTATCCTATTGGCAATTTCCTCTCTTCTTGGGGGTTTTATGATGACTGCTATAATTGGAATAAAGTTGTTTGCAATTCTACTACAAGACGAGTTACTGAACTCCATCTTCAAAATATAAG GTTTGAAATGCTTTCCACACTTGAGAATTTGGAGTTTCTTGATTTAAGTTATAACAACTTCAACAACAGTATTTTATCATCCTTTAGTGGTTTTTCATCTTTAAAATCTTTACATATACGTGGCAACAAATTAAAAGGAACACTAAATGTCGAAG AATTGAATTATctaacaagtcttgaggagTTGAGAATGGAAGAGAATGAAATTGAAGGCTTTCAATCTTTGTATG AATTAGAGGCTTGGAGCAAACTGGAGGAGCTAAGTTTAGGTGGAAATGAGATGGACGAATTTATTTCATCAACAA GATATAGAGGTCCAAGTAGCTTGAGCACTCTTTATTTAGATTCTATCAATACAAATGGAAGAAGCAATATGCTACAATCACTGGGAGTATTCCCACACCTCAAGACACTTTACTTGAGATTTAGTAATTTCACCGGAGGAGACATATTTATTGCAG gaTTATGTGAGTTGAAACATCTCAAAGTTTTAGATATCTCATTAAATAGCCTCAGTGGTAATTTGTCTTGGTGTCTAGCAAATTTGACATCCCTTCAACAATTATATCTCTCTTCGAATTACTTCAATGGAAGTATCAGTTTATCTCCTCTCAGCAGTTTGACATCCATCTATGACTTACGTCTTTCAGACAATATGTTCCAAATTACAATCTCTCTTAATCCTTTTGTCAACCTCTCAAAGCTTACATATTTTGACGGTGGGAATAACAGAATATATGCAGAAACAGAGATAGAGAATATGATCCCAAAGTTTCAATTGAAGACGCTTCATTTGTCTGGTGATGGATATGGTGGAACATTTCCTAAATTCTTGTACCATCAACATGATCTTGAAATAATTGGGCTGTCGAACATCAAATTTAGAGAAACGTTTCCATATTGGTTGTTAGATAATAACACAAACCTAGAAGAACTTTATTTAGCCAACAATTCTCTTTCCGAGCCTCTACAACTACCAATTCGctctcatatggatttgtCTATGTTGGATATATCTCATAATAGCTTTCATGGCCGTATTCCAATGCAGATTGGAGCATATTTTCCAAGTTTAGCAGAACTACAAATGTCTAGAAGTGGTTTCCATGGTAGCATTCCCAATTCAATTGGAAATATGAGTTCATTGACATATTTGGATTTGTCTAATAATCAATTCTCTAGTAACATCCCCAATTCGATTGAAAATATGCCATCTCTTTACGTTTTGGCGCTAACAGAGAATGATGTTTCTGGAAGTCTACCATCTAATTTTAGCCTTTCAAGTATATCAGAAATTCATTTGTTTAGAAATAGAATACAAGGATCATTGGAGCATGCATTTTTCCGTGGCTCTGATTCGCTTATGGTGTTAGATCTCAGCCACAATCATATGACTGGAAGCATTCCATCATGGATTGGAGGATTATCTCAATTGGGTTATCTTATCCtgagtaataataattttgaaggCGAAATACCAATTCAATTGTGCAAGTTGAATTATTTAAGTATAGTG TTGCAAGGGAGCATTCCTTTAGAGCTCactaagttatattttttggcTGCATTCAACGTGTCGTACAACAATTTATCCGGTAGGATACCTGAAGGGGTTGCACAATTTGGAACATTTGGTGAAAGCAGTTATATAGGAAATCCTTTCCTTTATGGATGTCCACTGCCAAAAAACCGCAATGCAAGGGAATCACCACCATTGATATCAACAACTGCACTTCACAATTCAGAAAGCATGGGTCTCATAGACATGGAAGTTTTTTATGTGAGCTTTGGGGTGGCTTACGTGATGGTATTGTTGGGGATAGATGCAGTTATATACATAAATCCTTATTGGAGAAGAGTCTAG